In Nitrospirota bacterium, a single window of DNA contains:
- a CDS encoding CoA pyrophosphatase: MTQPFTLADEVRRSLRDRPVQRLATTKLCRAAVLLPILSLEDQPHILFTVRTDTVEHHKGQISFPGGVADSTDVHLTDTVLRETEEEIGVKSADIVILGRLDDQPTPSGFCISPFVGWIKNGAAARIRSEVEIREIFTAPIAALRNPAIYHEDPPVHVDLYTFTIPHYQFGSYDIWGATGRILRQFFDEGLVEDAPR, encoded by the coding sequence ATGACCCAACCGTTCACGCTGGCCGATGAGGTGCGCCGCTCGTTGCGGGACCGACCGGTTCAGCGGCTGGCCACCACCAAACTCTGCCGGGCCGCCGTGCTCCTGCCCATTCTCTCCCTCGAGGATCAGCCGCATATCCTTTTCACCGTGCGGACGGATACGGTCGAACACCATAAAGGGCAAATTTCTTTCCCCGGCGGCGTGGCCGATTCCACGGACGTGCATCTGACGGACACCGTCCTCCGCGAAACGGAAGAGGAAATCGGTGTGAAATCGGCGGACATCGTCATTCTCGGCCGGTTGGACGATCAGCCGACCCCCTCGGGTTTCTGCATCAGTCCGTTCGTGGGTTGGATCAAGAACGGAGCGGCGGCGCGTATCCGCTCGGAGGTGGAAATCAGGGAGATCTTTACGGCACCCATCGCGGCCCTGCGCAATCCGGCCATCTATCACGAAGACCCGCCCGTGCATGTCGATCTCTACACGTTCACCATTCCCCACTATCAATTCGGGAGTTACGACATCTGGGGCGCCACCGGTCGCATTCTGAGGCAATTCTTTGATGAAGGTCTCGTGGAGGACGCCCCTCGCTAG
- the pilB gene encoding type IV-A pilus assembly ATPase PilB — translation MAVEEKLGTLLVREKMISPEQLRKALEEQKAYGGRLGSSLTKLGFIKEEDLLKFLSREYGVPSVDLHNVKIDGGILKTVPRDFAKKNRLMPIKKEGATLTVAMSDPTNIALKDELRFLTGLNIQPMVAPDHQIQEAIERHYFVSETIRDVIAEVGADEMELVKDVEEIDLTDLRAATQQAPVIRFVNHIISDAVRLGASDIHVEPYEKIFRVRYRIDGVLHEKIQPPIQLKAAIVSRLKIMSNMDIAERRLPQDGRMKMRVQNREIDFRISMIPTVHGEKVVMRLLDKDALQVDMTKLGFEKEHLDVFKKAIAQPWGMVLITGPTGSGKTTTLYSAVQELNKVNRNILTAEDPVEYNFSGINQVQINEDIGLTFAACIRAFMRQDPNIILVGEIRDYETAETAIKAALTGHLVLSTLHTNDAPTAVTRLLNMGIEPFLIVSTLHLVGAQRLIRKICQECKEPEKVSPEILGQLGIPKEKLNGVAAFKGKGCRACNGMGYKGRLALYELLPLSDPLRELILQGAASTEVKREAIKEGMKSLRQAALQRLLEGTTTMEEVLRVTLAD, via the coding sequence ATGGCCGTTGAAGAAAAACTCGGGACCCTGCTTGTCCGAGAGAAGATGATCAGCCCGGAGCAGCTCCGGAAAGCGCTCGAAGAACAAAAAGCCTATGGCGGCCGCCTGGGATCAAGCCTCACGAAGCTCGGGTTCATCAAGGAGGAGGACCTTCTCAAATTCCTGTCCCGCGAATACGGCGTGCCCTCGGTGGATCTTCACAACGTCAAGATCGATGGCGGTATTCTCAAGACGGTCCCCCGTGACTTCGCGAAGAAGAACCGCCTCATGCCCATCAAGAAGGAGGGGGCCACGCTGACCGTGGCCATGAGCGATCCCACCAACATCGCGTTGAAGGACGAACTTCGCTTTCTGACCGGCCTCAACATCCAGCCCATGGTGGCGCCGGACCACCAAATCCAGGAGGCCATCGAGCGGCACTATTTCGTATCGGAAACGATCCGGGACGTCATCGCCGAAGTCGGCGCGGATGAAATGGAGCTGGTCAAGGATGTCGAGGAGATCGATCTCACCGATTTGCGGGCCGCCACGCAGCAGGCGCCGGTCATCCGCTTCGTCAACCACATCATCTCGGATGCCGTGCGGCTGGGGGCGAGCGACATCCACGTGGAGCCCTACGAGAAGATTTTCCGCGTCCGCTACCGCATCGACGGCGTCCTTCACGAGAAAATTCAGCCGCCGATTCAGCTCAAGGCCGCGATTGTGTCGCGTCTCAAGATCATGAGCAACATGGATATCGCCGAGCGGCGTCTCCCGCAGGACGGCCGCATGAAGATGCGCGTCCAGAACCGCGAGATCGACTTTCGTATCTCGATGATTCCGACCGTGCACGGTGAAAAGGTCGTCATGCGTCTGTTGGACAAGGACGCCCTCCAGGTGGACATGACGAAGCTCGGATTCGAGAAGGAGCACCTGGACGTTTTCAAGAAGGCCATCGCGCAGCCGTGGGGAATGGTGCTGATCACCGGGCCGACCGGCTCCGGAAAAACCACCACGCTGTACTCGGCGGTGCAGGAGCTGAACAAGGTGAACCGGAACATCCTCACGGCCGAAGATCCCGTCGAGTACAACTTTTCCGGAATCAACCAGGTGCAGATCAATGAGGACATCGGCCTCACGTTTGCCGCGTGCATCCGGGCCTTCATGCGTCAGGATCCGAACATTATTCTCGTCGGCGAAATCCGCGACTACGAAACGGCGGAAACGGCTATCAAGGCGGCGCTCACGGGGCACCTGGTGCTTTCCACACTGCACACGAACGACGCGCCCACCGCGGTTACCCGGCTTCTCAACATGGGTATCGAGCCGTTCCTGATCGTATCGACGCTCCACCTGGTGGGCGCCCAGCGTTTGATCCGCAAGATTTGCCAGGAGTGCAAAGAGCCGGAAAAGGTTTCACCGGAAATACTTGGGCAGCTCGGCATTCCCAAGGAGAAATTGAATGGAGTGGCGGCCTTCAAAGGCAAAGGCTGCCGCGCGTGCAATGGGATGGGCTACAAAGGCCGGCTGGCGCTCTACGAACTCCTGCCGCTCAGCGATCCCTTGCGGGAGCTCATACTGCAAGGGGCGGCATCGACGGAAGTCAAACGCGAGGCGATCAAGGAGGGGATGAAATCTCTCCGTCAGGCCGCTCTCCAGCGGCTATTGGAAGGAACCACGACCATGGAAGAAGTTCTCCGCGTTACGCTGGCCGATTGA
- a CDS encoding type IV pilus twitching motility protein PilT: protein MVTLHQLLKIMVEKGSSDLHLTTGSPPQLRIDGNLYPLKMESLSPTDTKQLCYSILTDAQKKRFEEENELDLSFGVKGLSRFRSNLFVQRGAVAGVFRAIPYQVLSFEELGLPPIMNDLCNKPRGLVLVTGPTGSGKSTTLAAMIDKINTENHYHIITLEDPIEFLHQHKNCLVNQREVHSDTEGFGKALKYILRQDPDVVLVGEMRDLETIEAALRVAETGHLVFATLHTNTAVQTINRVIDVFPPYQQSQVRAQLSFVLEAIMCQSLLPKAGGVGRAMCMELMIPNPAIRNLIRENKIHQIYSQMQLGQAKMGMMTFNQGLISLWQKGTVTLEDAMSVSPEYDEFQQMVNQVKMAQAKGKAA from the coding sequence ATGGTCACGCTTCATCAACTCCTCAAGATCATGGTCGAGAAGGGATCCAGCGACCTCCACCTGACCACGGGCAGCCCTCCCCAACTCCGGATCGATGGAAACCTGTACCCCCTCAAGATGGAGTCGCTTTCGCCCACGGATACCAAGCAGCTCTGCTACAGCATTCTGACCGACGCGCAGAAGAAACGGTTCGAGGAGGAGAATGAACTGGACCTGTCTTTCGGCGTCAAGGGTCTGAGCCGGTTCCGTTCGAATCTGTTCGTGCAACGCGGCGCGGTGGCCGGCGTGTTCCGCGCGATCCCGTATCAGGTGCTCAGTTTTGAGGAACTCGGACTGCCACCCATCATGAACGATCTGTGCAACAAGCCGCGGGGGCTGGTTCTGGTGACGGGTCCGACGGGATCGGGAAAGTCGACGACGCTCGCCGCGATGATCGACAAGATCAACACGGAGAATCACTACCACATCATCACGCTGGAAGATCCGATCGAGTTCCTCCACCAGCACAAGAATTGTCTTGTGAATCAGCGCGAGGTTCATTCGGACACGGAGGGCTTCGGCAAGGCGCTCAAGTACATCCTCCGGCAGGACCCGGATGTCGTTCTGGTCGGCGAGATGCGCGATTTGGAGACGATTGAGGCGGCGTTGCGAGTGGCCGAAACCGGGCATCTCGTATTCGCCACGCTCCACACGAACACGGCGGTGCAGACGATCAACCGTGTCATCGACGTGTTCCCGCCGTACCAGCAATCGCAGGTCCGGGCGCAACTCTCGTTCGTGCTCGAGGCGATCATGTGCCAGTCGCTTCTGCCGAAGGCCGGCGGGGTGGGGCGGGCGATGTGCATGGAACTCATGATTCCCAATCCCGCCATTCGAAACCTTATCCGGGAGAACAAGATTCACCAAATCTACTCGCAAATGCAGCTCGGGCAGGCCAAGATGGGCATGATGACCTTCAACCAGGGGCTGATTTCGCTGTGGCAGAAGGGCACCGTTACGCTGGAGGATGCGATGTCGGTCTCGCCGGAGTATGATGAGTTTCAGCAGATGGTGAACCAGGTGAAGATGGCGCAGGCGAAAGGGAAGGCGGCCTAG
- a CDS encoding type II secretion system F family protein encodes MAKFAWEGRTVQGQMTTGSMEAPSAEVARDLLGRRRIEVTKITAEESAFAALKNIKLFQGSVTGKDLAVFTRQISTMIDAGVPILQALEIMGAQTPNKYFRGVITAVKADVSAGATFAQSLKRHPRVFDHLYVNLVASGEQSGALPTVLTRLAIQIEKMVKLKSMVKKAMMYPAVVVFVAVGVMTLMLVYVIPKFEGIFEGLGGKLPPLTQAVIGLSHFLIDHFVLFGAAAGGAVFAFILGLRNEKFRKEVHRILLRMPIFGTIIRKIALARFARTLGTMVTGGLPIMDSLEIVSKASGNLIVQASVMKLRDELSKGKTLSEPMFKDKLFPPMVAQMVQVGENTGQLESMLGKIADYYEEEVDVTVAGLTSILEPLLIVFLGATVGVIIVAMYLPIFKIGELV; translated from the coding sequence ATGGCTAAGTTTGCTTGGGAGGGCCGTACCGTGCAAGGGCAGATGACGACGGGCTCCATGGAAGCACCGAGCGCGGAAGTGGCCCGCGATCTGCTCGGCCGTCGCCGCATCGAAGTGACCAAGATCACGGCGGAAGAGTCGGCATTCGCCGCGCTGAAGAACATCAAGTTGTTCCAAGGGTCGGTTACGGGGAAGGATCTCGCCGTTTTTACCCGCCAGATTTCCACCATGATCGACGCGGGCGTTCCCATCCTGCAAGCCTTGGAAATCATGGGCGCCCAGACGCCAAACAAGTATTTCCGGGGCGTGATCACGGCGGTCAAGGCCGACGTTTCCGCGGGTGCGACGTTTGCGCAGTCGCTGAAGAGGCATCCACGCGTGTTCGACCACCTCTACGTGAACCTCGTGGCATCCGGCGAGCAGAGCGGCGCGCTGCCCACCGTGCTCACTCGGCTGGCCATACAGATCGAAAAAATGGTGAAACTGAAGAGCATGGTGAAGAAGGCCATGATGTATCCGGCCGTGGTGGTCTTCGTGGCCGTGGGCGTGATGACCCTGATGCTCGTGTACGTGATCCCGAAATTCGAAGGGATTTTCGAGGGACTGGGCGGTAAGCTGCCCCCGTTGACACAGGCGGTGATCGGATTGAGCCATTTCCTGATCGACCATTTCGTGCTCTTTGGAGCGGCCGCGGGAGGCGCCGTCTTTGCTTTCATCCTCGGCCTCCGCAACGAAAAGTTCCGGAAAGAGGTGCACAGGATTCTTTTGCGGATGCCGATCTTCGGCACAATCATCAGGAAAATCGCATTGGCCCGCTTTGCACGGACGCTCGGCACGATGGTGACCGGCGGGCTTCCCATCATGGACTCCCTTGAAATCGTGTCGAAGGCGTCCGGCAACCTCATCGTTCAGGCCTCCGTGATGAAATTAAGGGATGAATTGTCCAAAGGGAAGACCCTCTCGGAGCCGATGTTCAAGGACAAGTTGTTCCCGCCGATGGTGGCGCAAATGGTCCAGGTGGGGGAGAACACGGGCCAACTCGAAAGCATGTTGGGAAAGATCGCGGACTACTACGAGGAAGAGGTGGACGTGACCGTGGCCGGTCTCACGAGCATTTTGGAGCCGCTTCTGATCGTGTTTCTCGGGGCAACGGTGGGCGTGATCATCGTGGCCATGTACCTGCCGATTTTCAAGATCGGCGAACTGGTGTAA
- a CDS encoding Trm112 family protein, with the protein MALDPKLLEILACPKCKGDIHLTKEGDGLICDKCKLKYAVKDDIPIMLIDEATPIK; encoded by the coding sequence ATGGCATTGGATCCGAAACTTCTGGAGATTCTGGCGTGCCCGAAATGCAAGGGCGACATCCATCTCACGAAAGAGGGAGATGGCCTCATCTGCGACAAGTGCAAGCTGAAGTACGCCGTCAAGGACGATATCCCCATCATGCTGATCGACGAAGCCACGCCGATCAAGTAG